One window from the genome of Nitrospira sp. encodes:
- a CDS encoding ABC transporter substrate-binding protein, protein MGGFALLIIFCLLGSAHALAGEIAILQSSDLPAYAQAIEGFKVTAPASMTYVEYDLRGDPELGKKLARKIRASDASLVLAVGLKAALAAQVEIMDLPIVYMMILDPSKHRLSAPNMTGTLLEIPAERQFKILRSLLPSLHQLGVLFDPAKSGSRIKETTPYAAASGFKLTEFPVGSEREVPQQLRALIETADGLWLVPDSTVLTAESVGFILESAMARHVPVIGFSPEMTRLGALLSISVSYGDVGRETGLLARRLLDGDRKLPMKPIPVERLSITVNQKTANFLEITFPSEAERLIDEKY, encoded by the coding sequence TTGGGGGGATTCGCTCTGCTCATCATATTTTGTCTCCTCGGATCAGCCCACGCCCTTGCCGGAGAAATTGCCATACTGCAATCCTCCGACTTGCCGGCCTATGCACAGGCGATCGAGGGATTCAAAGTCACGGCCCCTGCCTCCATGACCTATGTCGAATACGATTTGCGCGGTGATCCAGAGCTCGGGAAAAAGCTGGCCAGGAAAATCAGGGCCTCCGACGCCTCCCTCGTTCTGGCCGTCGGTCTCAAAGCCGCTCTGGCCGCCCAGGTGGAGATCATGGATCTGCCCATCGTGTATATGATGATTCTTGATCCTTCAAAGCATCGTCTCTCCGCCCCGAATATGACCGGCACGCTGCTGGAGATTCCCGCGGAACGTCAATTCAAGATTCTTCGCTCGTTGCTGCCGTCGCTCCATCAGCTCGGAGTCCTGTTCGACCCCGCGAAGAGCGGATCCCGCATCAAAGAAACGACTCCCTATGCGGCTGCCAGCGGGTTCAAGCTGACGGAATTTCCCGTCGGCAGCGAAAGAGAGGTGCCGCAGCAGCTACGCGCGCTCATCGAGACCGCCGACGGACTATGGCTGGTACCCGATTCAACGGTCTTGACCGCGGAGTCCGTCGGTTTCATCCTCGAATCGGCCATGGCACGCCATGTCCCTGTCATCGGCTTCTCGCCGGAGATGACCAGGCTCGGAGCGCTCCTCAGCATTTCCGTCTCCTACGGCGATGTCGGCCGGGAAACCGGCCTACTTGCCAGACGACTCCTCGATGGAGACAGGAAACTCCCGATGAAACCGATACCCGTCGAACGCCTGAGCATTACGGTGAACCAAAAGACCGCCAACTTCCTGGAGATCACCTTTCCCAGCGAAGCCGAGCGCCTGATTGATGAGAAATATTAG